The Globicephala melas chromosome X, mGloMel1.2, whole genome shotgun sequence genome contains the following window.
GTCACCCCACCGCCCTGTCAGCCCCAGAACCTGGGGCCGTGCTGGCTGCACCCTGAGGAGCCCCTTCACTTCCTTCTTCAGGTTGGCAGGGGACAGGCCACCCGGGAGGAGCGCCCCTGTGAGGCCCGAGGGCAGCCCTTGAGACGAGACCTGTAAGTGGCCTTTGTCAGGGCTGCCCAGGGTGCCTTTCTCCGCCGAGGCCGCTCACACCCCCTCTCTACCCCAGGTACGAGGTCCCCTGCCCACACTCCCGTGGGCGGCCCGACCCCAGTGATCAGGCCCCTGGTCGAGATGAGTGAGCTCCGCCAGCCTGAGGCCGACCTTGAGGCCCCAGTCCCGGCCCAGGGTCCTGTGGAGGCGCCGCTGCTGGGGGCTGCGGGGGAGGAGGCCGCATCCCCCTCGTCCTCCGCCTCCCCTGGCGCCCCCTCCTTCTCCGCCTATGCCGAGCCCTTGTCCCGCGAGGCACTTGTTGCGCTGATGGCTGACCTGGTGGGGTTCCTGCTCCTCAAGTTTCGTACCGGGGAGCCGACCTCCGAGGCGGAGATGCTGAGTACGGTCGTCCGGGAGCATCGGGACCACTTCCCCGTGGTCCTCCGCCTCGTTTGCGAGTGCCTGCAGCTGCTGTTTGGCGTGGACGTGAAGGTGGTGGACCCCCGCGAGCGCACCTACGTCCTGgtccccaccctgggcctcacCTGGGATGCAGTGCTGAGCGACTGGCAGCGCACGCCCGAGGCCAGCCTCCCTCTGCTGGTCCTGACCATGGTCACCCTGTTCGGTGACCGCGTCCCTGAGGAGGAGGTGTGGGGAAAGCTAGGCACCCTGGGGTTTTGTGGCGGGAGGGAGCTGCTCACCGAAGTGTGGGTGCAGACGGGCTACCTGAAGTACCGGCAGGTGCCCCACAGCGACCCTGCCCGCTACGAGTTCCTGTGGGGTCCCCGGGCCTACGCGGAGGCCAGCGAGTGTCAGGTCCTGCAGCATCTGCTCAGGAGCAATAGCATGGCTCCCAGGTTCTTCCCATCCGTGTCTGCAGGGAGTGTGAGCGATGAGGAAGAGGGAGCCTGAGCCAGTGCAGCAGCCAGTCCCACGTCCAGCAGCTTCTCccgtggggcaggaaggggggctGCTCCTTCACTCTGAGTTTGAAGAGGGAGCGGTCAGCCTTCTAAGCAGTGAGAGCCGGGCGAGTTGGGGGAAGCCGGTGTGCAGCATTTTGGGTTCCTGTTGTGTATGTTGACATGGACttccatgtctgttttctttaggAATTTTTCAAATGTTGGTTCTTTGAATAGAAGACTAAACAAGCTTCAGTGTCTAACTTTGTGTATGACGTTAATCCTACAGGTATTTGCACTAATTCAGTTCAAGAACAAGAGTTTTGCTGTTTTGTAAGAGAGGTTGGGAAATCTCCCAGTTCGTTTTGTGACCGTGTACAAGATAACAGGGAATTGGAATCAGAACTGCTCTGGAAATGTGGAAGTCCTTAGCAGTGATATAGAtgggggaagaaatagaaaaataaaagtcattgttGTTCCAAttcttgcttccctgtcttgTCTGTCATTCTGTAAATAAAACGAACTATCTCTGTTGAGTTGGATTTGCACGGGTATTTTAAGAAAGTAGGAGAAGGTTCATCTGCGTCAATAAGCCCCCTGCCCACTGGCTTGTTTATTCCGCAGACCTCCACGGAGCCTCTGCTCTCCGGAAGGGCCTGTGTTAGTAGCGGGAACGCTAGGAAAAGCAGGACACACCCACACCTAGAGTGATGGTCTAGGAGCCACTGTCACATGAGGAAGGTGGTGAGACATCCCCTAAGTCCCACAGAATAAGACAGCATGGGACGAGGCGGTGGGGCTCCAGGAGCGAGCCCTGGAGTGTTAAGTGCCCCGAGCCAGGGCACTTcgggcctttgggaagtggggGTTCCTTCTGTGGGAGGTGATGGTGATGAAGctgggtggtggcagcagccagACATGCAGAGGGTGTGTCTTGGGTTGCAGGGGAAAGTCTGAAATGGGACATTGCTGTGAGATGTCCTTCTGGGTCGTGGATAAAGCCGAGAGAAATCTCGCCCTGGGGCAGAAAGGAAGGGGTGCTGGCTCTTGTTGCATGGCAGTGGGCCACAGTGAAGAGGTAGGTGTTTCATAGCCGCCATCTGCAAGGATTTCCAGAGAAATGAGGGTCTTGCTCTTTGAAGCCCTGCTCGGTATTCCCGGGGctggccctcctctccctgccctgggagaGCCAATTACCAACTGTATGGAAACGACCATTTTAGTCACCTGGAGTTTACTTTGGCCACTTGTGAGCAAGGTCTAGATTTCAGTgggatgaaatgaatgaaaatagggGGTTTGAAAGAAGAGAGGCTGCCGAAGTGGAAAGGAGTCGCCGTGTGACTGGAATCCTGGGAGCTTTGCGTGAGCTGCACCCAGCTGGGGAAATCACCACCCTTCCCTCCAtgccaacagacacacacacacacacacacacacacacacacacacacacacatccaaatTGAATAATATATCCTCCAGGAGTAAAACACACAGAACAGCAATTTTGACTGGTTTTCTATTCCGTTTCCTATGGAGCTGCAAATTCTCTGAGATGTcatgaaaagaaagcaatttcCAGAGGGGAGAAGGACAGAGTCTGGGATCAGAGTAATTCTAGAAATAAGTCCTAGCCACTAAGAAGCAACGTCCGCCAGTGTCCCCGCGTTCAGGCAGGTGCAGAAATATGGCGGCATCAGAGACCCACAGGTTTGGGCTGTGACCTGGCATCGAAAGGAAGAGGCAACTCCTGGGCCTAATGGGATTGGGAGGTCACTGCAGTGGGAGGTGCAGACGGCGCCGGGGGCTAAAGAGGCAGCCCTCCCTGCTGAGCGCCATACGACAACGTGAACATTACGTGGGATCCTGGATTTGAAGCACCTGCCATATAGCAGGTGGGCACTTGGAAAAGGTGGAGAATTTCAGGGCCAATGGAACCTGCTCAGACACTCCTGCCGGAAAAGAAGGGGATTTTGTCATCACAAATGGTAAGCACTCCCGGGGGAAAGCAGGGATTCCTAGTGCCTGTTCGTGCAGTGAACTGACTGATGGGGGGCAGTGCTAGCCCAGGGACGGCCGTGGCAGGCAGCGCAGCAGCGGCCGGGACACGCCAAGAGCGCCCCAGGGACATTCAGGGAGACACTTTTCAGGGGGGCAGCAGCGCCCTCCCCAGTAGACTCTGGACGAGCACACACCACCCCGGCACACAGCCAGTCCTGACCAGGGCGGCGCAGGGCACACGGGAGCTGCTGGCCATCAGCGGGAAGCTCTGACGTTCTCTACGTGCGCTGAGCCTGCCCCCTGAGGGGCTGGTGTGAGTTGTCTCAGCCGTGGCCCTGTTTCCCGAGAAGCCCCCATTCCCCAGCCCCAGCTAAAGTCTGCTCTGAGCTCCAGCCTCCTTGGCAAAGGGCTGACCTCCTGCCTGGCTCTCGCCTACCCTCCTCTGTGGCAAATGTCGCCGGCTGCTGCTTTAGGGGCCTTTGTGAGCAAGTGCGGGGCCCGGGCCTGTGCCTG
Protein-coding sequences here:
- the LOC132594495 gene encoding melanoma-associated antigen 8-like, producing MSELRQPEADLEAPVPAQGPVEAPLLGAAGEEAASPSSSASPGAPSFSAYAEPLSREALVALMADLVGFLLLKFRTGEPTSEAEMLSTVVREHRDHFPVVLRLVCECLQLLFGVDVKVVDPRERTYVLVPTLGLTWDAVLSDWQRTPEASLPLLVLTMVTLFGDRVPEEEVWGKLGTLGFCGGRELLTEVWVQTGYLKYRQVPHSDPARYEFLWGPRAYAEASECQVLQHLLRSNSMAPRFFPSVSAGSVSDEEEGA